A section of the Brassica rapa cultivar Chiifu-401-42 unplaced genomic scaffold, CAAS_Brap_v3.01 Scaffold0957, whole genome shotgun sequence genome encodes:
- the LOC117131453 gene encoding uncharacterized protein LOC117131453, with protein sequence MGNSTDEEAELMRKNKLLMEAMTNQLNQTMLTNMTEMMKESLKEIREEIRQATGQGHSNESRRNRRTQPQQEHAGSQETDNYYDRNRSERSSSSSRDSRRRHRRDHDGRRLHRDELAGLKLKIPPFHGKVDPDAYLDWEKKIELVFNVQHYSNAQRIQIAATEFYDYALSWWDQLVTTRRLNQEYPVDSWNEMKSLMRKRFVPSHYHRDLHQKLRRLTQGSKTVEEYYQDIEMLMLRAGILEDRETTMARFLGGLNREIQDSVEMQHYVEIEEMLHKAILVEQQLKRKGNSRSYGSSRFHHSKEEKTSYLKDSKPQQKEETKPSSTSSKDKGKAEATRDFTNSY encoded by the exons ATGGGTAATTCAACTGATGAAGAAGCAGAACTAATGAGGAAGAACAAGTTGTTGATGGAAGCCATGACTAATCAACTCAATCAGACTATGCTTACCAACATGACTGAGATGATGAAAGAAAGTCTGAAAGAGATCAGAGAAGAGATCAGACAAGCTACTGGTCAGGGTCACAGTAATGAATCCAGGAGGAACAGACGGACTCAACCACAACAGGAGCATGCTGGTTCACAAGAGACTGACAACTACTATGACCGCAACCGATCTGAGCGCAGTAGCTCTTCCTCTAGGGACAGTAGGAGGAGGCATAGGCGTGATCATGATGGAAGAAGACTTCACAGGGATGAGCTTGCTGGTTTAAAGCTTAAAATTCCCCCCTTTCATGGgaaagttgatccggatgcttacttagattgggagaagaagatagagcttgtcttcaatgtgcaacactactccaatgcccaaagAATTCAGATTGCTGCCACTGAGTTCTATGACTATgctttgagttggtgggatcagttgGTGACGACTAGAAGACTTAACCAGGAATATCCAGTTGACTCATGGAATGAGATGAAGTCTCTTATGCGCAAGAGGTTTGTGCCAAGCCATTACCATCGAGATCTCCATCAGAAGCTTagaagacttacccaaggatCTAAGACTGTGGAAGAGTACTATCAAGACATTGAGATGCTGATGTTAAGGGCTGgtatcttggaggatagagaaACTACTATGGCCAGGTTCCTTGGAGggcttaaccgtgagatacaagacagtgtggagatgcaacactatgtggagatagaagagatgttgcacaaagctattctagtggagcagcagctcaagaggaagggtaactcacgcagctatggatcttctaggttccaccactctaaggaagagaaaacatcctatctgaaggatagcaagcctcagcagaaagaagagactaagccaaGCAGCACATccagcaaagacaaaggcaaagctgaagCTACTA GAGACTTTACTAAcagttactga